Genomic window (Zingiber officinale cultivar Zhangliang chromosome 2B, Zo_v1.1, whole genome shotgun sequence):
ATCATAATTTATTATGATCCTATCCTAAgtttattttctcattttgatcATAGTTTAGATTGAGATGGACGGTTAGAAATCATCCGAATATTATCGACGGTAGACGGATGATTGGATTGCCAAGTGCCAAGTGGGGAGGCCTTCGGACTACCTCTGGTTGTCTATCTCtatctaaattataatttaaatgaaaaaataaatctaaaaaaaaatcataatcaattacaaaaaaaaataaaaaaaaatccgaCCAGAAttatattataaatcatcttttatctgacaaaacaaaaaaaaaaaaaccagtcTCGTACAAACAAGACTTTCGATGAATTATTTGAGGtgtcctttttatttatttattttatttgtttttttttttgaattttccattgaAAAGTAACAACGAAGCAAATATTTTGGGAAAGGAAACCGAGAGGAAGCAGAATGAATTACCCTTGTCGTAGCAGAGGAGGTGAGAGCGATGGAGGCAGTCGTGGAAGAGGATGAAGGCAGCGCCGCCAGGCCGAGGTTGTAGGCCATGGTGCCGTCGGGGTGGAAGAGGCCGTAGTTCCTCTCCGACGTCGGCCCGGGCTTCAAGTCCTCGTTGAACAGCGCGAACAGGTAGACCTCGAGCCTCCGGTCGGGCACCAGTGGCGTCCCCTCGTTCGCCATCTGCCGCACCAGCAGGTTCCTGTTGTACACCCGCGCGTTCTCCGCGCTCGCCCCGGCCTCGTCGGCGTCGCCCTTCGACGGCCACCCCGTCTCCGACACTCGCACCTCCACTCCGCCGTACCCCAACCGCGCGAGCGCGAAGATCGCCGCGTCCACCTGCGCGTACAGCATGTTGTCGTAGCGCAGCCGAGTGTGGGGGTCCTCCATCCCTGCGTTGGGGTTTAACAGCGCGTAATCCAGCGGAATTCCCGACGGGTCGTCCTTGTAGGCGAAGTACGGGTAGGTGTTGACCCAGAAGGGCGCCCCCGTGGCCGCCAGGAACTGCAGGAACGCCGCCATCGCGCCGGCCAGCTCCCCCTTGAACGCCCCGCACGACGGAGGGTACGAGCTCTCCAGCACCGCCAGGGAGTTGGCGCTGGAGACATGGACACGCGTCTCGAGTCCGAGCCGGACGAGCGCGGCGCGGATGCTGGCCATGGCGGGGGCGAGGTCGGCCATCAGCGTCGTGTCGCCGCTGGTGAACACCTCGTTCCCGACCGCGATGCCGGTGATCATGGTGGCCGGCAAGTAGGGCTGCACGTTGGTGGCCACCCATTGCAGGGCCAGCTGGGGGTCCGTCAGCCGCCGAACCTCCTCGTCGGGCACTGTGACGATGAGGTCGATGCCGGTGTCGGCGAAGGCCGCGAGGACCTGCGGATTCGCGTCGTAGATCCTCGCGCTGCTCGCCTTCAGCCACGTCAACAGCGTCAAAACTTGCTCCGGAGTCGGTAGATCGTTGGCAACTTGACCGTAGTTAACGCCGAGCGTGGAGCCGAGCCGGAAGAAGCCAAAATCTACCATTACGATCGACAAACAACAGAAAACAGAGTCGTGTCCTGTTTTTCCATCAAAACAAAACGTAGAAAAAGTATCGACAATTAACGAACCTGAGGAGAAAACGCTCATCATCATGGCAACCATCCACACCATCCTTGTTTTGAACAACATCGATCTACTCATTGTTCTTCAGTTCGCCAACGATGAAGAATTTATACGCCCTTCCCTGCACGTCCGTAGTGCTTGTCACTGTAATGCACTGATCACACTTCTTTCGGGTGACCTGGAAACAACAGGGCTGTTCACTTTATAGTTTAGACCGAGGAAATAGGAGAGCTGTAGCCTGAGGTTTTCTTTCACATTCTGAACGTTTTAGAGCTTGAATTCCAACATGTCTGCTACGGGCCTTTCTCGCCTTAGCAAAAGCAATTCAGATATATTTATAATCAAGCTGCAGCTCCATTTTCCCAATGGTCTTGCTTTTAGGTGATATGCTACTCAAATCgcaaagaagaaaacaaataTATCGAGTCTGAGTAAGCTTCTCTGTCACTGCTGTGTAAAAGTTTGTGTTTGACCCCCAATTGATTTACTTAATGTTTGTGCTATCTCCTTTTCTGTCGGGGATAGCATATATCCATGTTAATGGTGGCTTGATGATAGAATTGTGGGCAATCATGCATGATCTTGGTAGAATAATCTATTAGGGTTAGCCTTCTCTCTAAATATGGTCCATCAATGGTGTTAGATTGGT
Coding sequences:
- the LOC122045338 gene encoding glucan endo-1,3-beta-glucosidase 14-like isoform X1, which gives rise to MSRSMLFKTRMVWMVAMMMSVFSSDFGFFRLGSTLGVNYGQVANDLPTPEQVLTLLTWLKASSARIYDANPQVLAAFADTGIDLIVTVPDEEVRRLTDPQLALQWVATNVQPYLPATMITGIAVGNEVFTSGDTTLMADLAPAMASIRAALVRLGLETRVHVSSANSLAVLESSYPPSCGAFKGELAGAMAAFLQFLAATGAPFWVNTYPYFAYKDDPSGIPLDYALLNPNAGMEDPHTRLRYDNMLYAQVDAAIFALARLGYGGVEVRVSETGWPSKGDADEAGASAENARVYNRNLLVRQMANEGTPLVPDRRLEVYLFALFNEDLKPGPTSERNYGLFHPDGTMAYNLGLAALPSSSSTTASIALTSSATTRVIHSASSRFPFPKYLLRCYFSMENSKKKTNKINK
- the LOC122045338 gene encoding glucan endo-1,3-beta-glucosidase 11-like isoform X2, translated to MSRSMLFKTRMVWMVAMMMSVFSSDFGFFRLGSTLGVNYGQVANDLPTPEQVLTLLTWLKASSARIYDANPQVLAAFADTGIDLIVTVPDEEVRRLTDPQLALQWVATNVQPYLPATMITGIAVGNEVFTSGDTTLMADLAPAMASIRAALVRLGLETRVHVSSANSLAVLESSYPPSCGAFKGELAGAMAAFLQFLAATGAPFWVNTYPYFAYKDDPSGIPLDYALLNPNAGMEDPHTRLRYDNMLYAQVDAAIFALARLGYGGVEVRVSETGWPSKGDADEAGASAENARVYNRNLLVRQMANEGTPLVPDRRLEVYLFALFNEDLKPGPTSERNYGLFHPDGTMAYNLGLAALPSSSSTTASIALTSSATTREMSTKFGCRTLILLLFSWTIIQALVSKAE